In the genome of Primulina eburnea isolate SZY01 chromosome 13, ASM2296580v1, whole genome shotgun sequence, the window TATTCTAAAactaatatataaataatcattaatataaagAAACAATTATTCATCTTGAAAATGACTGAAGCATAAAGGACGATTGAGAATTTAACTCGATTCATTCGCTGCTTCAAATAAACATTACCCTCACTTCGATTTCAGAATAAGTCAAATATATCTGTTCATTTCCTTGCATGGAAAAAAAACCAACGGCTGGTCGAATAAAGTAATATCTGCCAgagtttatattaaaataagttattgtaaatattagtatctAATTtagtttcttaaaaaaaataaaaataaattattttgagTTGAATTGATTGTGGCCTGGCCCAATTACCAAACCCTCCCGTTGTTTGACACGCATACGAAATTCCTAAAACCGTATCTGTTTTTTAGTGTAACGTTTTTGGTTTTGCTTTTCGCTTTAAGAAGCACGTTTCTTTCGGTAACCCCCAACGTCGGGCTCCACACCATGTTCGCGTGGAACaactattttattattatatcaaGTATAACTATATTGAAATTATTCTTGCATCAGTTCGGTGCATATCTTTATTTGGTATATTATGGTGTTTTCTATATTAAAATAAGGATAAGGATATTGTCATCCACGATAATTGAGTACATTACTCATGTGAAATCTTGAGATTGCTGAAAATTCTCgatgaataaaaaattatttatcaatttttcgTGTTTTCGAATATGCAATTCTCAGTGTATTTTTCTGACATTCTATTCCTAGTACGTTGGATCACCCTTTACACTCATAATTAACACTTAGAAACGACAGTATTGGTCTTCATTTATGGGAGTCCTCGAGCCATGCAACACGTAACAGGCAATGGGACATGCCTTTATGATCTTGGAACAATTGCACCTTCCActgtttatattattatttgacaCAATGGGTGGCCATTCCCATCCTTCCACTATGACATAACATATAATTAGTTCCTTGgtgttacatatatatatatatatatatcaaactcgatattttttcttaaatttaGATCTTTATGTCAGATTAACTATAAAATTTCCATATCAAAATAGATAAATATATAATGCAACTTATTCAACATGATACTTCGATGTATCTATCCACGTCATTCAAAACAAAATCAGACATTAATTTTGtgtgtatttttctttttccaCACATGGATCGATCGATAAATACACGTGTCGAGTACCCTTACATTAGCTAACCGAAGGTGGGCACCGTGCTGTGTGGGAAATGTGATTTTCAAAATTACTTTAGCAGAATGGAAGGCTTACCAGGCCATCTAATCAAAGTGATTTGATGTTTCCACTGTCGGGATTTGCCGAATGTTAGAATAGGGCGGCATGTGTCCGGAGCGTCTATTTGAAAGTTTGAAcaagattttattttgttggatttaataattatttttattgaacgAGTGATCGATCtatatgatttgaattattatatagttaaaaaaatttgaattgcACAATTCTGTcatctatatttttttataaaacataTTTTATTACTTGCAATAATATTTGTGGACAAAAAATGAACTTTGAGTTAGAAACATTCGTTTATTTATTACAAACAGATGTTGTATATGAGAAGATCAAAATCGGGTACTTGTTGATTGAAGGGATCACATTCGACATTAAACACAAATTTATATAATGGGTTGTCATTAAATATATAGTTGCAAAGTCTCATGTTGCGTAATTATATAATAATGTTTCTTCTCTCATGTAGTTCAATTTCAAAAATTGATAACTTTAGTCtttggttttatttttaaaaatcattttcttctcattttttaCGGATCACATGTATCATATATGTCACAACCGGATGATATAGTATTACAGTTAAAACTATAGACTAATTATTTTGATGTGTCGGAGAAATTTTAGTAAATTAAAAATCCCAAAAATATATCTCAAGTTCCTTAAATTTCTCTAATAATTTACCACTATTCAATATATCTCCCAaatcaatttcaaatattaaacAAAATTACTTAGATGCATGGAAAAACTTTCATTTTTTGAAacataatttaattttcttacATTTCTTTATCAGTCTCAATATCTATCACATATATAAATTTCATAATAATGATGTATTATTTTATGTCTAAAAAAATTAAGTGATTCTGCATGTACTAAAGGCAGCCAAATGATATGCATATAGAACTTTGAGCTTCGTGTTATTATGtaccaaaaaaattattgataaaatatagatttaatataatatttttgataatttAAAATCCAAATTGAAGTGAATAGAAACTTTTATCAATACAAAGTGTAAATTataagaaattaaaataaattgtcataaaaatattaaataagaaACGGGTTTCGATCCTTGAATaaaaaatgattaatttggtaaaagcaaaaaaaataaaaataaaaaataaaaataaatttgagaGGTTAATTTAGTCGGATAGGGATGGAAATGTATATCTGGAAATGCATATGCATTTGAAGTATGTTCTTGCACAATTCACAAAACCAAATCAAACCCTTTCAAGCACCAGAATTTTACATGCTTTAATAATCAAGAGTAGCCTTTGTCACGACCCTTTTTACGCCACCAAAATCACAAGATTTTATTCCTTGAACAACGATCTGATCTCGGCCCGCAACCTGTTTGATGAAACTCCCCAACAAAGCATTTATCTATGGAACTCCATCATTCGGGCCTATGCTCGAGCCCTCAAATTCTTCGACGCGTTTCTGCTCTTTAAACGTCTGCTGGTATCTGAAATAAAGCCCGATAACTACACTTTTGCATGCATTTTACGTGCATGTTCAGAAAGCTTTGATTTCCAGGGGGCGAGAGTTGTGCATGGGAGAGTGATCGTGTCCGGGTTAGGATTGGATTATATCTGTAATAGTTCACTTGTTAGTTGTTATTCGAAGCTTAGCCTAGTGGCTGAAGCGAGCAGCGTTTTCTTAGCAATAGACGAGCCAGATTTAGTGCTCTGGAATGCTATCATTTCTTGTTATGGAAGTTCTGGTGATTTGGCAAAAGGGATAGAATTGTTTAATGAGATGCTTAAGCTCGGAAAATGGCCCGATGGGTATACAATAGTTGGATTGATGATGGGGCTGGCCGATCAAAGTTTGCTTAAACTTGGTGAAGTTGTTCATGGATTTTGCGTAAAATGTGGTCTGATAATGAATGACCACGTAGGGAGTGTACTTGTTTGTGTATATTCAAGGTGCAAGAACATGGATTTGGCGCGTAGTGTATTTGATAGTTTGCTCCAGCCCGATTTAGTTACATGGTCTGCACTAATAACTGGTTTTTCTCAGGCGGGAGATTATGTAAATGCCTTGACATTCTTCACAAAGTTGCTTATGGGGGGTGCAAGTGCGGACTCTGTGCTGCTTGCCAGTGTGTTGGCAGCTTCTTCTCAATTGGCGATTCTCGGGCCAGGTTGTGAAATCCATGGATACGCCGTGCGCCATGAAAGAGACACCAAGGTGATGGTATCCTCTGCATTAGTCgacatgtatgcaaaatgtggTTTCTTGGAATCTGGTATTCGGGTTTTCAGAAACATGGTTGATAGGAATATTGTGTCGTACAACTCTGTTATTTCGGGTCTTGGTTTGTATGGACGGGGAGACGAAGCTTTCAAAGTCTTTGAGGAACTTCTAGAAAATGGTATTAAACCAGATGAAGCAACATTCTCTGGCCTTCTTTGTGCATGTTGCCACGCCGGTCTTGTCGATAAAGGTAGAC includes:
- the LOC140810737 gene encoding putative pentatricopeptide repeat-containing protein At1g64310 — its product is MHMHLKYVLAQFTKPNQTLSSTRILHALIIKSSLCHDPFYATKITRFYSLNNDLISARNLFDETPQQSIYLWNSIIRAYARALKFFDAFLLFKRLLVSEIKPDNYTFACILRACSESFDFQGARVVHGRVIVSGLGLDYICNSSLVSCYSKLSLVAEASSVFLAIDEPDLVLWNAIISCYGSSGDLAKGIELFNEMLKLGKWPDGYTIVGLMMGLADQSLLKLGEVVHGFCVKCGLIMNDHVGSVLVCVYSRCKNMDLARSVFDSLLQPDLVTWSALITGFSQAGDYVNALTFFTKLLMGGASADSVLLASVLAASSQLAILGPGCEIHGYAVRHERDTKVMVSSALVDMYAKCGFLESGIRVFRNMVDRNIVSYNSVISGLGLYGRGDEAFKVFEELLENGIKPDEATFSGLLCACCHAGLVDKGRQYFKRMRDEFGIQAKTEHHVYMVKILGMDGQLREAYEFIKSLHEPVHCSVWGALLSCCDACSTNELPEVIADHLIENKWRNRSYDVMLSNLYAGKGRWNDVKQLRVDSGGAKGKTPGISWIGV